A single window of Deltaproteobacteria bacterium DNA harbors:
- the gltC gene encoding adventurous gliding motility protein GltC produces MRLLRVGTALVFGLSLLGVTAPGAAAAQMSFDGFDLSEGGESKPEPKKKKKGKKKKKKKAEPEESGGGFDLSGDSGDTGGGFDLTGESGASGSDFGIDLTGDSGESGDTGSSSAGGDGFSIDIGVGDAEVKSDEGSGLAFDELVLEETPESRRAMDAAMRLAEKENHDAAAVAFYNMLQDPKMAAFHQQAEYLLAKSLYKKELYHSSLARFSRILAAGEGHKYFQVGLEWLFFISRKTVNESVVLEQIAAYADQEFPEKYKDEFLYLLAKYYFARARALQEAGQEGEASASFDEVNTFLSQISQNTKFYPKARFLTGLAKYQAGDPQASVEEFKEVVRMTNPRKGKYSNDDLRDLAFMQLARLHYEHKQNRYAAFYFGKIRRDSDQWLESLFESSWGYFRLGDYEKALGNMVTLHSPFFEEEYFPESLILKAVIYYENCRYPEAKAIVDEFERVYGPVQAELQKLTTSNRTPEQYYDLLADTQKGIEAGKETDEVMARILKAALTDKEFEAMNDSIREVEREIERIETGKDVFKFSAISKELLISLKEERYDLIQKAGMMAGAKLYAEGEALRGLIGQGLRIRFETTTKEKEYLEAQLAAGGKLDVVKDYGYSVAVSDETLYWPYEGEYWRDELGTFEYTLTKGCKDRLAVTAAGD; encoded by the coding sequence ATGAGGCTGCTACGCGTAGGCACGGCCCTCGTCTTCGGCCTCTCGCTCCTCGGCGTCACCGCGCCCGGAGCGGCGGCCGCCCAGATGAGCTTCGACGGCTTCGATCTCTCCGAGGGGGGCGAGTCCAAGCCCGAGCCGAAGAAGAAGAAGAAGGGAAAGAAGAAGAAAAAGAAGAAGGCGGAGCCCGAGGAGAGCGGGGGGGGCTTCGACCTCTCCGGCGACTCCGGGGACACCGGCGGCGGCTTCGACCTCACGGGCGAGAGCGGCGCGAGCGGGAGCGACTTCGGCATCGATCTCACCGGCGACTCCGGCGAGAGCGGCGACACCGGGAGCTCCAGCGCCGGGGGTGACGGCTTCTCCATCGACATCGGCGTCGGCGACGCCGAGGTGAAGTCCGACGAGGGCTCGGGCCTCGCCTTCGACGAGCTGGTGCTCGAGGAGACCCCGGAGAGCCGCCGCGCGATGGACGCCGCGATGCGCCTCGCCGAGAAGGAGAACCACGACGCCGCGGCCGTGGCCTTCTACAACATGCTCCAGGACCCGAAGATGGCCGCCTTCCACCAGCAGGCCGAGTACCTGCTGGCGAAGAGCCTCTACAAGAAGGAGCTCTACCACTCGTCGCTCGCGCGCTTCTCGCGGATCCTGGCGGCGGGCGAGGGCCACAAGTACTTCCAGGTCGGCCTGGAGTGGCTCTTCTTCATCAGCCGCAAGACCGTGAACGAGTCGGTGGTGCTCGAGCAGATCGCCGCCTACGCCGACCAGGAGTTCCCGGAGAAGTACAAGGACGAGTTCCTCTACCTGCTGGCGAAGTACTACTTCGCCCGGGCGCGCGCCCTGCAGGAGGCCGGGCAGGAGGGGGAGGCGTCCGCCTCCTTCGACGAGGTCAACACCTTCCTCTCCCAGATCTCGCAGAACACCAAGTTCTACCCGAAGGCCCGCTTCCTCACCGGCCTCGCCAAGTACCAGGCGGGCGATCCCCAGGCCTCGGTCGAGGAGTTCAAGGAAGTCGTCCGGATGACCAACCCCCGCAAGGGGAAGTACAGCAACGACGACCTGCGCGACCTGGCCTTCATGCAGCTGGCCCGCCTGCACTACGAGCACAAGCAGAACCGCTACGCGGCCTTCTACTTCGGCAAGATCCGCCGCGACTCCGACCAGTGGCTCGAGAGCCTCTTCGAGTCCTCGTGGGGCTACTTCCGCCTCGGCGACTACGAGAAGGCGCTGGGCAACATGGTCACCCTCCACTCCCCCTTCTTCGAGGAGGAGTACTTCCCCGAGTCGCTGATCCTCAAGGCGGTCATCTACTACGAGAACTGCCGCTACCCCGAGGCCAAGGCCATCGTCGACGAGTTCGAGCGGGTCTACGGGCCGGTGCAGGCCGAGCTGCAGAAGCTCACCACCTCGAACCGGACCCCCGAGCAGTACTACGACCTCCTCGCCGACACCCAGAAGGGCATCGAGGCGGGCAAGGAGACCGACGAGGTCATGGCGCGGATCCTCAAGGCTGCGCTGACCGACAAGGAGTTCGAGGCGATGAACGACTCGATCCGCGAGGTCGAGCGGGAGATCGAGCGCATCGAGACGGGCAAGGACGTCTTCAAGTTCTCGGCGATCTCCAAGGAGCTCCTCATCAGCCTGAAGGAGGAGCGCTACGACCTCATCCAGAAGGCCGGCATGATGGCGGGCGCCAAGCTCTACGCCGAGGGTGAGGCGCTCCGCGGCCTCATCGGCCAGGGGCTGCGCATCCGCTTCGAGACGACGACCAAGGAGAAGGAGTACCTCGAGGCGCAGCTCGCCGCGGGAGGCAAGCTCGACGTCGTCAAGGACTACGGATACTCGGTGGCCGTCTCCGACGAGACCCTCTACTGGCCCTACGAGGGTGAGTACTGGCGGGACGAGCTGGGGACCTTCGAGTACACCCTCACCAAGGGTTGCAAGGACCGCCTCGCGGTCACGGCGGCTGGGGACTGA
- a CDS encoding outer membrane beta-barrel domain-containing protein — MRRTSLLAALVGLLLLSASPASAQSVRKGKRGDELQDRIPAVSGPLFLKAGRHELSPLVSLSLADPFRRKLGGGLYYAWHLQEYFGLSARVSYNFLATDSGAVQVCPTPDSCSGPGDDALDTLPGNLTLVAALSGEVSPLYGKLNIIAEWVIHFDIFGSVGAGVVGFQSASAAPEAALGLAVPLSVGQRIFFNEWFALRLEFSDLLYTQKDVNEGRRLRGQLAFTASASFFFPTTFSYRSAN, encoded by the coding sequence ATGCGCCGCACCTCCTTGTTGGCGGCCCTCGTCGGCCTTCTCCTCCTGTCCGCCTCCCCGGCCAGCGCCCAGTCGGTGCGCAAGGGCAAGCGGGGTGACGAGCTGCAGGATCGTATCCCCGCGGTCTCCGGACCCCTCTTCCTGAAGGCCGGACGGCACGAGCTCTCACCGCTCGTCTCGCTCTCCCTGGCGGATCCCTTCCGCCGGAAGCTCGGCGGCGGGCTCTACTACGCCTGGCACCTCCAGGAGTACTTCGGCCTCTCGGCGCGGGTCTCCTACAACTTCCTCGCCACGGACTCGGGCGCCGTCCAGGTCTGCCCGACCCCCGACTCCTGCAGCGGCCCCGGCGACGACGCCCTCGACACCCTGCCGGGCAACCTCACCCTGGTCGCCGCCCTCTCGGGCGAGGTCTCCCCGCTCTATGGCAAGCTGAACATCATCGCCGAGTGGGTCATTCACTTCGACATCTTCGGCAGCGTCGGCGCCGGCGTGGTGGGCTTCCAGAGCGCCAGCGCCGCCCCCGAGGCCGCCCTGGGCCTGGCCGTCCCCCTGAGCGTCGGGCAGCGGATCTTCTTCAACGAGTGGTTCGCCCTGCGCCTCGAGTTCTCCGACCTGCTCTACACCCAGAAGGACGTGAACGAGGGGCGCCGCCTGCGCGGCCAGCTGGCCTTCACCGCCAGCGCCTCGTTCTTCTTCCCCACCACCTTCTCCTACCGGAGCGCGAACTGA
- a CDS encoding outer membrane beta-barrel domain-containing protein has product MRASSMALLAAAAFLWSGAARADDDLLDEPPAFDLSDDGGDPDPGPAPAAAPSEPDAAAPAARASTKDARAKAAEDKRLPTAPGDRVFTVGDRVKAVQKKLILKAGRFEIAPALSLSVNDPFFQKIGGGVAATFWPADNLGIFADVYSLSTIETENVRLAKQATVSTLLDSRLRFLAAGGFQWSPVYGKVAFLGKQIIHFDLFFSAGFGVVRTSAAALDDTPPLQVMTTFGVGQRYLVNRFLALFFKVEDRLYPEVFDLKAGRVSGISNVLTLSLGASIFFPMDFSYSQ; this is encoded by the coding sequence ATGCGAGCCTCCAGCATGGCGCTTCTTGCGGCCGCCGCGTTCCTCTGGAGCGGGGCTGCCCGGGCGGACGACGACCTCCTCGACGAGCCGCCGGCCTTCGACCTCAGCGACGACGGCGGCGATCCGGATCCCGGGCCAGCGCCCGCCGCCGCGCCCTCCGAGCCCGACGCCGCCGCCCCGGCCGCGCGGGCCTCTACTAAGGATGCCCGGGCCAAGGCCGCGGAGGACAAGCGCCTGCCCACGGCCCCGGGCGATCGGGTCTTCACGGTCGGCGACCGGGTCAAGGCGGTGCAGAAGAAGCTGATCCTCAAGGCCGGCCGCTTCGAGATCGCCCCGGCCCTCTCCCTCTCGGTGAACGATCCCTTCTTCCAGAAGATCGGGGGCGGGGTGGCGGCCACCTTCTGGCCCGCGGACAACCTCGGCATCTTCGCCGACGTCTACAGCCTCTCCACCATCGAGACCGAGAACGTGCGCCTGGCCAAGCAGGCCACCGTCAGCACCCTCCTCGACTCGCGGCTGCGCTTCCTGGCCGCCGGCGGCTTCCAGTGGTCGCCGGTCTACGGGAAGGTCGCCTTCCTCGGGAAGCAGATCATCCACTTCGATCTCTTCTTCTCGGCGGGCTTCGGCGTGGTGCGCACCTCGGCGGCGGCCCTCGACGACACCCCTCCCCTCCAGGTGATGACCACCTTCGGCGTGGGCCAGCGCTACCTGGTCAACCGCTTCCTGGCGCTCTTCTTCAAGGTCGAGGACCGCCTCTATCCAGAGGTCTTCGATCTGAAGGCCGGGCGGGTCTCGGGCATCTCCAACGTCCTGACCCTCTCCCTCGGAGCGTCGATCTTCTTCCCCATGGACTTCAGCTACAGCCAGTGA
- the cglC gene encoding adventurous gliding motility lipoprotein CglC has product MTPRLSLLVLPLLLVVSAGCGKTDLGTPCTLVQPTVGGEPEPFDPPSEANDYLSTGQAGCEDFTCIDTAGDGEDGYCSRRCAEDAQCKGGVDKTLICRELVLDEAFLTELRQRLGDEEFFRVFGDIQNARYCARP; this is encoded by the coding sequence ATGACTCCTCGCCTCTCCCTCCTGGTGCTGCCGCTCCTCCTCGTGGTCTCGGCCGGCTGCGGCAAGACCGACCTGGGCACGCCCTGCACCCTGGTCCAGCCCACCGTGGGCGGCGAGCCCGAGCCCTTCGACCCGCCCTCCGAGGCCAACGACTACCTCTCCACCGGGCAGGCGGGCTGCGAGGACTTCACCTGCATCGACACCGCGGGTGACGGCGAGGACGGCTACTGCTCCCGGCGCTGCGCCGAGGACGCCCAGTGCAAGGGCGGGGTCGACAAGACCCTGATCTGCCGGGAGCTGGTCCTCGACGAGGCCTTCCTCACCGAGCTGCGGCAGCGCCTCGGCGACGAGGAGTTCTTCCGGGTCTTCGGCGACATCCAGAACGCTCGCTACTGCGCCCGCCCCTAG
- a CDS encoding VWA domain-containing protein, with the protein MLRTLSSFLVAAALSLAALILGPILDKLPPPPDPPPVPDVVPLPPPVPTSAYPSRASADGVLSLSGALSGSHVLVGADGSLTLVADVHASKLAAGAAPPLDLALVIDRSGSMAGPKLKAAKDAARSLIDRARPDDRVTLIAYGSTVTMLARGVPGTRSGKAELLAAVDRIEDFGGTFISGALEAAGRALQSGHPGRVKRLILLSDGEANEGVTSRRGLTRLAERLSGQGITISSVGFGVDFDEDTMLALADASGGRYAYVRGPADLSGVLGQELLDAGQTVAREILLRLRPRDGTTLETLYGYPSTRQDGEVWVRLRDLESEGHARVVATLRAPTGIPGGVPVVELTLQYQIADPATAARYAGGMATTAFTLGHTVVDDAELVERGRDREVLAAGARAYAAEALDQAARAYAEGRQREAQRVLRTRLEEVMLQNRATIGSADLSREFEALEAEADFDAAPAGSDRGRDMVKSMKARAVRMAR; encoded by the coding sequence ATGCTTCGCACCCTCTCGAGCTTCCTGGTCGCCGCCGCGCTCTCCCTCGCGGCCCTGATCCTCGGCCCCATCCTCGACAAGCTGCCGCCGCCTCCCGACCCGCCCCCGGTCCCGGACGTCGTCCCCTTGCCCCCGCCCGTGCCCACCAGCGCCTACCCCTCCAGGGCCAGCGCCGACGGCGTGCTCTCCCTGAGCGGCGCGCTCTCCGGCAGCCACGTCCTGGTCGGCGCTGACGGCAGCCTGACCCTGGTGGCCGACGTGCACGCCAGCAAGCTCGCGGCCGGCGCCGCGCCCCCCCTCGACCTGGCCCTGGTCATCGACCGCTCGGGCTCCATGGCCGGCCCCAAGCTGAAGGCCGCCAAGGACGCGGCCCGCAGCCTGATCGATCGGGCCCGCCCCGACGACCGGGTCACCCTGATCGCCTACGGCTCCACCGTCACGATGCTGGCCCGCGGGGTCCCGGGCACCCGCTCGGGCAAGGCCGAGCTGCTGGCCGCGGTGGACCGGATCGAGGACTTCGGCGGCACCTTCATCTCCGGCGCCCTCGAGGCCGCGGGCAGGGCCCTGCAGAGCGGCCACCCCGGCCGGGTCAAGCGGCTGATCCTCCTCTCGGACGGTGAGGCCAACGAGGGCGTCACCTCCCGCCGCGGCCTGACCCGCCTGGCCGAGCGCCTCTCGGGCCAGGGCATCACCATCTCCAGCGTGGGCTTCGGCGTCGACTTCGACGAGGACACCATGCTGGCCCTGGCCGACGCCTCCGGCGGCCGCTACGCCTACGTGCGCGGCCCCGCCGATCTCTCCGGGGTCCTGGGCCAGGAGCTCCTCGACGCCGGCCAGACCGTCGCCCGCGAGATCCTCCTGCGGCTGCGCCCCCGGGACGGCACCACCCTCGAGACCCTCTACGGCTATCCCAGCACCCGGCAGGACGGTGAGGTCTGGGTCCGCCTGCGCGACCTCGAGAGCGAGGGCCACGCCCGGGTGGTCGCCACCCTGCGCGCGCCCACCGGGATCCCCGGCGGCGTGCCGGTGGTCGAGCTGACCCTGCAGTACCAGATCGCCGATCCGGCCACCGCCGCCCGCTACGCCGGGGGCATGGCCACCACCGCCTTCACCCTCGGCCACACCGTGGTCGATGACGCCGAGCTCGTCGAGCGGGGCCGCGACCGCGAGGTCCTGGCCGCCGGGGCCCGCGCCTACGCCGCCGAGGCCCTCGACCAGGCCGCCCGCGCCTACGCCGAGGGCCGCCAGCGCGAGGCCCAGCGCGTCCTGCGGACCCGCCTCGAGGAGGTCATGCTGCAGAACCGGGCCACCATCGGCTCGGCCGACCTCTCCCGGGAGTTCGAGGCCCTGGAGGCGGAGGCCGACTTCGACGCCGCCCCGGCCGGCAGCGACCGGGGACGGGACATGGTGAAGTCCATGAAGGCTCGCGCCGTGAGGATGGCCCGATGA
- a CDS encoding DUF192 domain-containing protein, protein MIRRSIFLVPLLLATLAACPGARRADAGPPDAGPRALPPGVITVTPVGREPIPVKVELCLNDADRARGMMFRESLEGGHGMLFIFEQPKIQRFWMKNTLIPLDMIFIDSEGKVVGVVHEAEPLTTTSRYVDRPSRWVLEVPGGWARANGIDAGATVRTRTLPEGVSVTD, encoded by the coding sequence ATGATCCGCCGCTCGATCTTCCTGGTCCCGCTGCTGCTGGCGACGTTGGCCGCGTGCCCGGGGGCTCGGCGCGCCGACGCGGGGCCGCCCGATGCGGGACCTCGGGCGCTTCCCCCGGGGGTGATCACGGTGACGCCCGTGGGGCGCGAGCCGATCCCGGTGAAGGTCGAGCTCTGCCTGAACGACGCGGACCGCGCCCGCGGGATGATGTTCCGCGAGTCCCTCGAGGGTGGGCACGGGATGCTCTTCATCTTCGAGCAGCCGAAGATCCAGCGCTTCTGGATGAAGAACACCCTGATCCCCCTGGACATGATCTTCATCGACTCGGAGGGGAAGGTGGTCGGCGTGGTCCACGAGGCCGAGCCCCTGACCACCACCTCGCGCTACGTGGATCGGCCGAGCCGCTGGGTGCTCGAGGTGCCGGGGGGCTGGGCCCGCGCCAACGGCATCGACGCGGGCGCCACCGTCCGGACTCGAACCCTACCCGAGGGCGTCTCGGTCACCGACTGA
- a CDS encoding TIGR02266 family protein, producing MSQDNRKTPRVPIELRVDYKKMNTFFADYTKNISKGGTFIKTEKPLKQGTEFIFKLVIPDVREPVELRGRVMWIKREGDTHHPEEPDPGMGIKFIYDDDSQRRDFEALVERMMRESLGDHLFSKLMHKD from the coding sequence ATGTCGCAGGACAACCGCAAGACCCCCCGGGTCCCCATCGAGCTTCGGGTCGACTACAAGAAGATGAACACCTTCTTCGCCGACTACACGAAGAACATCTCCAAGGGCGGCACCTTCATCAAGACGGAGAAGCCGCTCAAGCAGGGGACCGAGTTCATCTTCAAGCTGGTGATCCCCGACGTGCGCGAGCCGGTCGAGCTGCGCGGGCGCGTGATGTGGATCAAGCGCGAGGGGGACACCCACCACCCCGAGGAGCCGGATCCCGGGATGGGCATCAAGTTCATCTACGACGACGACTCCCAGCGCCGGGACTTCGAGGCGCTCGTCGAGCGGATGATGCGGGAGTCGCTGGGCGACCACCTCTTCTCGAAGCTGATGCACAAGGACTGA
- a CDS encoding M23 family metallopeptidase, whose amino-acid sequence MSFREALGLGEPLPRLKEAWIALRGADSVPPSRFGLSSLRQLHPKIAPPLWFGRQVVERKVILTNLFNHEQSPIEEGWSVKKTRVRDFRGGTLSYDSHNGTDFAIPVGTVVTAAAPARVVRRYVEYNRGGFKLILDHGGGLFTCYAHLARPLVEEGARLERGQAIALSGYSGLDALVTLLFGVPHVHFNVWHDAEPVDPFPHDGEASLWRGGDLPVPAGQDEPFDFQPTLFDAAAVSEAIEACKTAATREALQAIEDPYLRGATLVSEWNYYPTRFPLRPRIVREPRPREGVLTLPFEAERFDGVVFADEL is encoded by the coding sequence GTGTCCTTCCGCGAAGCCCTGGGACTGGGAGAGCCGCTGCCGCGCCTCAAGGAGGCGTGGATCGCCCTGCGGGGCGCCGACTCGGTGCCGCCGAGCCGCTTCGGCCTCTCCTCCTTGCGTCAGCTCCACCCGAAGATCGCGCCGCCGCTCTGGTTCGGGCGGCAGGTCGTCGAGCGCAAGGTGATCCTCACCAACCTCTTCAACCACGAGCAGAGCCCCATCGAGGAGGGCTGGTCGGTGAAGAAGACGCGGGTGCGTGACTTCCGCGGCGGCACCCTCTCCTACGACAGCCACAACGGCACCGACTTCGCCATCCCGGTGGGCACGGTGGTGACCGCGGCGGCTCCGGCCCGGGTGGTGCGCCGCTACGTCGAGTACAACCGCGGCGGCTTCAAGCTGATCCTCGATCACGGCGGCGGGCTCTTCACCTGCTACGCCCACCTCGCGCGGCCCCTGGTGGAGGAGGGCGCCCGCCTCGAGCGGGGTCAGGCCATCGCGCTCTCGGGCTACAGCGGCCTCGACGCCCTGGTGACCCTCCTCTTCGGCGTGCCCCACGTCCACTTCAACGTCTGGCACGACGCCGAGCCCGTCGATCCCTTCCCCCACGACGGGGAGGCCAGCCTCTGGCGCGGCGGCGACCTGCCGGTGCCGGCGGGCCAGGACGAGCCCTTCGACTTCCAGCCCACCCTCTTCGACGCCGCCGCGGTGAGCGAGGCCATCGAGGCCTGCAAGACCGCGGCGACCCGGGAGGCCCTGCAGGCGATCGAGGATCCCTACCTGCGCGGCGCCACCCTGGTCTCGGAGTGGAACTACTACCCGACCCGCTTCCCCCTCCGTCCCCGGATCGTCCGCGAGCCGCGGCCCCGGGAGGGCGTGCTCACGCTCCCCTTCGAGGCCGAGCGCTTCGACGGCGTCGTCTTCGCCGACGAGCTCTAG
- a CDS encoding rhomboid family intramembrane serine protease has translation MIIPYELEDSRISRIPWTSIGLVATILIGFFVASPGASDDAEVDERALALVEHVAAHPDLEMPEACRELLPNAERLRDPDSPLAHLLREGTSAATDADRQRGEVLCGDLLATLRGGWRSWALVPARGLLQPGWLTSLFLHAGWLHLLGNLFFFVMLVGPFLEDVWGWKYFLAFYLLGGLFAGLAQAVMSWGSEIPILGASGAIAACMGAFSLRFASRRVKFFYWLHLRWYGTFLLPAWVYGIFWIGSEILNLVTYGDGAGVAFMAHIGGFGFGFGTAVALKVFRLEERFIQPSLDAADGLWKQHPGVAAGYAALAEGRREEARAAFESVVAADATNQDAHLALARMDFDEGDDARGTRRLDGVFSRWLAQQQEENIRAVIDELHAHIDASALRPALAYRLARMEAKAERYTAAFAFLIAVGRSAAPNAIAARLEAAELAAGPIHDLHLAREMARELLAEPLEPALQDRVQAILQATGGAGSTSTDSLVGAAAPAAALAPRAAASPPPPAPDLRARATLCRVAARTPQGPRMILRDGREGLVAWSKIVGVVVGHVDAGPDSAGEPLPQAIIDLVASWGGPGQPPTVVRLCDPQLSFGQLFDPPLDEPQAVAAFLREVLEQSGARAWPSPESVLRGPWPMYPDTEALEAAAYPAAR, from the coding sequence ATGATCATTCCCTATGAGCTGGAGGACTCGAGGATCTCCCGGATCCCGTGGACCTCCATCGGCCTGGTGGCCACCATCCTGATCGGCTTCTTCGTGGCGAGCCCCGGCGCGAGCGACGACGCCGAGGTCGACGAGCGGGCCCTCGCCCTCGTCGAGCACGTGGCGGCCCACCCCGATCTCGAGATGCCCGAGGCCTGCCGGGAGCTGCTGCCGAACGCCGAGCGGCTGCGCGACCCCGACTCTCCGCTGGCGCACCTGCTGCGCGAGGGGACGAGCGCGGCCACGGACGCCGATCGGCAGCGAGGCGAGGTGCTCTGCGGCGATCTGCTCGCGACCCTGCGGGGCGGCTGGCGGAGCTGGGCCCTGGTGCCGGCCCGCGGCCTCCTCCAGCCGGGATGGCTCACCAGCCTCTTCCTCCACGCCGGCTGGCTCCACTTGCTGGGCAACCTCTTCTTCTTCGTGATGCTGGTCGGCCCCTTCCTGGAGGACGTCTGGGGCTGGAAGTACTTCCTGGCCTTCTACCTCCTCGGCGGGCTCTTCGCCGGCCTGGCCCAGGCGGTCATGAGCTGGGGCTCCGAGATCCCGATCCTCGGGGCCTCGGGCGCCATCGCCGCCTGCATGGGCGCCTTCTCCCTGCGCTTCGCCAGCCGGCGGGTGAAGTTCTTCTACTGGCTCCACCTCCGCTGGTACGGCACCTTCCTGCTCCCGGCCTGGGTCTACGGGATCTTCTGGATCGGCTCCGAGATCCTGAACCTCGTCACCTACGGTGACGGCGCGGGCGTCGCCTTCATGGCGCACATCGGGGGCTTCGGCTTCGGCTTCGGGACGGCCGTGGCCCTCAAGGTCTTCCGGCTCGAGGAGCGCTTCATCCAGCCCTCCCTCGATGCGGCCGACGGACTCTGGAAGCAGCACCCGGGGGTCGCGGCGGGCTACGCGGCCCTGGCCGAGGGGAGGCGAGAGGAGGCCCGCGCCGCCTTCGAGTCGGTGGTCGCCGCGGACGCGACGAACCAGGACGCCCACCTCGCGCTGGCCCGGATGGACTTCGACGAGGGCGACGACGCCCGGGGCACCCGCCGGCTCGACGGCGTCTTCTCCCGCTGGCTGGCCCAGCAGCAGGAAGAGAACATCCGCGCGGTGATCGACGAGCTGCACGCCCACATCGACGCGAGCGCGCTGCGGCCGGCCCTGGCGTACCGCCTCGCCCGGATGGAGGCCAAGGCGGAGCGCTACACGGCGGCCTTCGCCTTCCTCATCGCGGTGGGGCGCTCGGCGGCCCCCAACGCGATCGCGGCCCGCCTCGAGGCGGCCGAGCTCGCCGCCGGTCCGATCCACGACCTGCACCTCGCCCGCGAGATGGCCAGAGAGCTCCTCGCCGAGCCCCTCGAGCCGGCCCTGCAGGATCGGGTGCAGGCCATCCTCCAGGCCACCGGCGGCGCCGGGAGCACCTCCACCGATTCGCTGGTCGGGGCCGCGGCCCCGGCCGCCGCGCTCGCCCCCCGGGCGGCCGCCTCCCCTCCCCCACCGGCGCCGGACCTGCGCGCCCGCGCCACCCTCTGCCGGGTGGCCGCCCGCACCCCGCAGGGGCCGCGGATGATCCTGCGCGACGGCCGCGAGGGCCTGGTGGCCTGGTCGAAGATCGTTGGCGTGGTGGTGGGGCACGTGGACGCCGGCCCCGACTCGGCGGGAGAGCCCCTCCCCCAGGCCATCATCGATCTGGTCGCCAGCTGGGGTGGCCCGGGGCAGCCGCCCACGGTGGTCCGCCTCTGCGACCCCCAGCTCTCCTTCGGCCAGCTCTTCGATCCGCCCCTGGACGAGCCGCAGGCCGTGGCCGCCTTCCTGCGGGAGGTGCTGGAGCAGAGCGGCGCGCGGGCCTGGCCCTCCCCGGAGTCGGTCCTGCGGGGCCCCTGGCCCATGTATCCGGACACGGAGGCCCTGGAGGCCGCCGCCTATCCGGCCGCGCGCTGA